Within Phycisphaerales bacterium, the genomic segment CGTCTCTTTCCGGCAAGCGACCGACGCCCGTCCGACACACGGCGGTCGTCGGTCGGAATCTCCCTTTACGCTCCACGCGACGACACGAACGAAGCTGCTGCGTGCAGGAGGACGGCCATGCCAAGGCTGCTGACATTGCGGGACGTCGCCCGGGCGCTCGGGTTGAGCGTGCGGAAGGTGCGTATGGACGCCGCGGCCGGAAGGTTCGCACCGGAGTTGGTGCGGTTCGGTCGGGCGGTGCGGGTACGCGAGGCCGAGTTGGCGGCGTGGATCGACGCCGGGTGCCCGCATCGAGACCAGTGGCAGAAGAGGGAGAACCACGATGGCAGATGAGAAGACGAATCACGGCGAGCAAGAGCTGGATGTGAACGCGGCGGAGGGTGTGGTGGAGTCGGTTCCGCGGCTGGCGCTGCGGGCGAAAGATGCGGCAATGGCTTTGGGTATCGGCGCGAGGTTGTTGTGGAGCATGACCAACAGGAACGAGATCCCGCACATCCGCATGGGCAAGGCTGTCCTCTACCCGGTGGATGCCCTGCGAGCCTGGCTCACGGCGGGATCGGAGATCAAGAAGGGTGGGCGCCGATGAGTCGCCGGCTGAACGTCGCAAAGCTGTCCCAGTTGCAGTGCGACATCCTGAAGTGGTTGTACGCCCGGCACGTCGAAAACGGTAGCCCTGCCAATGGTGGACGCATCCGCTGGGCGGTCGACGGCGACGCCGACCGGGGCGCGCAAGTCTTTGACACACGCGGAGAAAGGCGACGCCGCGCGAGCGAGCGCGGCATCGGGCGGGAAAGCCACCGCGGGGACTCGAACCCCGAACCTGCGGTTTACAAAACCGCTGCTCTGCCAATTGAGCTACGGTGGCGCGCGACTTAACCCAATCGCTTCGCGGCACTTACGACCACGGCCGAGGCGGTGGTCGCATTTCGACTTCCGGGGTGCCAGCGGAGCTGGGTCGGATGAGTCTACCACCGGAGCGAGCGTGACGACAAGGGCGGTTTGACCCGTGGCAGGAGCGGCGCACCCGAGCAACGGGAGTGCCAATCCACGCGCCTGGGGGACTGAGACGAGCTGCGGTGGCACGGATCGGTTCCCTGGTATGACTAGCTGTGCACCCTTGTGAGGGTCCACCGCCACCCTTGCTCTTAACACGATGGCCTACCACCACTTGCCGCCGACGCACAGGCAGCGGGCCCGTGATGAACCGCGCGCTTCCTGCGTCCGATGATACTGGGGCGATGATGCGCCCGGCCGGCGCATCCCTGGCCCAGGAGGCCGACGATGGATTTTCGGATGAAGGTCGTGCTGGTCGGGGTGGCGCAGCTTGTGCTGCTGGCGGCGATGCTGTTCTGGGCCTACGCGCACCGGACGCGCGCAGCAATTCTTGAGCAGTACGTGTCCAATGCCCGCGGGGTGCTGCTGACCGTTGAATCCACGCGCGAGGAGATGGGCGAAAAGTGGGCCT encodes:
- a CDS encoding helix-turn-helix domain-containing protein, which translates into the protein MPRLLTLRDVARALGLSVRKVRMDAAAGRFAPELVRFGRAVRVREAELAAWIDAGCPHRDQWQKRENHDGR
- a CDS encoding helix-turn-helix domain-containing protein; the protein is MADEKTNHGEQELDVNAAEGVVESVPRLALRAKDAAMALGIGARLLWSMTNRNEIPHIRMGKAVLYPVDALRAWLTAGSEIKKGGRR